In one window of Microbacterium natoriense DNA:
- a CDS encoding NCS2 family permease — MTTAPSPAPAPTAEPVNALDRFFEISRRGSTIGTEIRGGVVTFVTMAYIVILNPIILSTPDVAGDVLPGGAVAAATALTAGVMTILFGLTTRLPFAFAAGLGINAFLAFTVVGSVTWPEAMALVMINGVIIVLLAATGLRKLIFDAVPVQLKLAITVGIGLFIAFIGFVNAGFVTSTKNASPPVDLGIGGSVASLTTLMFVVTLMIGGVLIALRVKGAILIALVGGTLLAAIANLIWPSEGLGFAFSGSIVSVPDLSLIGQVDFGFDFAKVGGVTLVMFVFTLLFSNFFDAMGTMTGLAKEADLADEKGDFPRIKSALVVEGVGAIVGGGTSSSSATVFVESGSGIGEGARTGFATTITGVLFLLAMFFTPLTSLVPSAVAAAALVLVGAMMLSQIKNIDLSDFRVLLPVFLTVTVMPMTYSIANGIGAGFVSWIVVNALSGKAKTIHPLLWVVGAGFVLFFARGPIEALLGA, encoded by the coding sequence ATGACAACTGCCCCGTCCCCCGCTCCCGCACCGACTGCCGAGCCCGTGAACGCCCTGGATCGCTTCTTCGAGATCAGCCGCCGCGGGTCCACGATCGGCACCGAGATCCGCGGTGGCGTGGTGACCTTCGTCACCATGGCCTACATCGTGATCCTGAACCCGATCATCCTCTCCACCCCCGACGTCGCAGGCGACGTGCTGCCGGGCGGGGCCGTCGCCGCGGCGACAGCCCTCACCGCCGGCGTCATGACGATCCTGTTCGGCCTCACGACGCGCCTGCCGTTCGCGTTCGCAGCGGGTCTCGGCATCAACGCGTTCCTCGCGTTCACCGTGGTCGGCTCCGTCACCTGGCCCGAGGCCATGGCGCTCGTCATGATCAACGGCGTCATCATCGTGCTGCTCGCCGCGACCGGTCTGCGCAAGCTCATCTTCGACGCGGTCCCCGTGCAGCTGAAGCTCGCGATCACCGTGGGAATCGGCCTGTTCATCGCCTTCATCGGCTTCGTGAACGCGGGATTCGTCACCTCGACGAAGAACGCCTCTCCCCCGGTCGATCTCGGCATCGGCGGATCCGTCGCATCCCTCACGACCCTGATGTTCGTCGTCACGCTGATGATCGGAGGCGTGCTCATCGCCCTGCGGGTGAAGGGCGCGATCCTCATCGCGCTCGTCGGAGGGACCTTGCTGGCCGCGATCGCGAATCTGATCTGGCCGTCCGAGGGCCTGGGCTTCGCCTTCTCGGGCAGCATCGTGAGCGTGCCCGACCTCAGCCTGATCGGCCAGGTCGACTTCGGCTTCGACTTCGCGAAGGTCGGCGGAGTGACGCTCGTGATGTTCGTCTTCACCCTGCTGTTCTCGAACTTCTTCGACGCCATGGGCACGATGACCGGTCTCGCCAAAGAGGCGGACCTCGCCGACGAGAAGGGGGACTTCCCCCGCATCAAGTCGGCGCTGGTCGTCGAGGGCGTCGGAGCGATCGTCGGAGGAGGCACCTCGTCATCCTCCGCGACCGTGTTCGTCGAATCGGGCTCGGGCATCGGCGAGGGCGCGCGCACCGGGTTCGCGACCACGATCACCGGCGTGCTGTTCCTGCTCGCGATGTTCTTCACCCCGCTCACCTCGCTCGTGCCGAGCGCCGTCGCCGCCGCGGCGCTCGTGCTCGTCGGCGCCATGATGCTGTCGCAGATCAAGAACATCGATCTCAGCGACTTCCGGGTGCTGCTGCCCGTGTTCCTCACGGTCACCGTGATGCCGATGACGTACTCGATCGCGAACGGCATCGGTGCGGGCTTCGTCAGCTGGATCGTCGTGAACGCGCTCTCGGGCAAGGCCAAGACGATCCACCCGCTGCTGTGGGTCGTCGGCGCAGGATTCGTGCTGTTCTTCGCCCGGGGACCGATCGAGGCGCTGCTCGGCGCCTGA
- the sucD gene encoding succinate--CoA ligase subunit alpha produces MSIYLNKDSKVIVQGITGGEGTKHTALMLKAGTQVVGGVNARKAGTTVSHTDKDGNAVELPVFASVAEAMKETGADVSIAFVPGAFTKDAMIEAIDAEIPLLVVITEGVPVGDSAEAWAYAQSKGNKTRIIGPNCPGIITPGEALVGITPANITGKGPIGLVSKSGTLTYQMMFELRDLGFSTAIGIGGDPVIGTTHIDALAAFEADPETKAIVMIGEIGGDAEERAADYIKAHVTKPVVGYVAGFTAPEGKTMGHAGAIVSGSAGTAQAKKEALEAAGVKVGKTPSETADLMRAIIEAL; encoded by the coding sequence ATGTCGATCTACCTCAACAAGGACTCCAAGGTCATCGTCCAGGGCATCACCGGCGGCGAGGGCACCAAGCACACCGCTCTCATGCTGAAGGCCGGCACCCAGGTCGTCGGCGGCGTGAACGCCCGCAAGGCCGGCACCACGGTGTCGCACACCGACAAGGACGGCAACGCCGTCGAGCTCCCCGTCTTCGCCTCGGTCGCCGAGGCCATGAAGGAGACCGGCGCCGACGTGTCGATCGCCTTCGTCCCCGGCGCCTTCACGAAGGACGCGATGATCGAGGCCATCGACGCCGAGATCCCGCTGCTCGTGGTCATCACCGAGGGCGTCCCCGTCGGCGACTCGGCCGAGGCATGGGCCTACGCCCAGAGCAAGGGCAACAAGACGCGCATCATCGGCCCGAACTGCCCCGGCATCATCACCCCCGGTGAGGCGCTCGTCGGCATCACCCCGGCGAACATCACCGGCAAGGGCCCGATCGGTCTCGTGTCGAAGTCGGGCACCCTGACCTACCAGATGATGTTCGAGCTGCGCGACCTGGGCTTCTCGACCGCCATCGGCATCGGCGGCGACCCGGTCATCGGCACGACGCACATCGACGCGCTGGCTGCGTTCGAGGCAGATCCCGAGACCAAGGCGATCGTCATGATCGGCGAGATCGGCGGCGACGCCGAAGAGCGCGCGGCCGACTACATCAAGGCGCACGTCACCAAGCCGGTCGTCGGCTACGTCGCGGGCTTCACGGCTCCCGAGGGCAAGACCATGGGTCACGCCGGCGCCATCGTCTCCGGCTCTGCGGGCACCGCGCAGGCGAAGAAGGAGGCCCTCGAGGCCGCCGGCGTCAAGGTCGGCAAGACGCCATCCGAGACGGCAGACCTGATGCGTGCGATCATCGAGGCGCTCTGA
- the sucC gene encoding ADP-forming succinate--CoA ligase subunit beta, with protein sequence MDLYEYQARDVFEKYGVPVLAGIVADTPEEVKAAAEKIGGVVVVKAQVKTGGRGKAGGVKVAKTPDEAYEAAKAILGLDIKGHIVKRVMVAQGAAIAEEFYFSVLLDRANRSYLSLCSVEGGMEIEQLAVEKPEALARVEVNPLTGIDKAKAVEIARAANFPEDLVEKVSDVFVKLFDVYKGEDATLVEVNPLVRTESGDIIALDGKVTLDDNASEIRHPEHEALEDKDAADPLEAKAKQSGLNYVKLDGEVGIIGNGAGLVMSTLDVVAYAGENHNGVKPANFLDIGGGASAEVMAAGLDVILGDPQVKSVFVNVFGGITACDAVANGIKGALETLGATASKPLVVRLDGNRVDEGRAILAEYAHPLVTLAATMDEGADKAAELANA encoded by the coding sequence CGGAGTGCCGGTCCTCGCCGGCATCGTCGCGGACACCCCCGAGGAGGTGAAAGCGGCAGCCGAGAAGATCGGCGGCGTGGTCGTCGTCAAGGCGCAGGTCAAGACCGGTGGTCGTGGCAAGGCGGGCGGCGTCAAGGTCGCGAAGACCCCCGATGAGGCATATGAGGCTGCCAAGGCGATCCTCGGTCTCGACATCAAGGGCCACATCGTCAAGCGTGTGATGGTCGCCCAGGGCGCGGCGATCGCCGAGGAGTTCTACTTCTCCGTGCTGCTGGACCGCGCCAACCGCTCCTACCTCTCCCTCTGCTCCGTCGAGGGCGGCATGGAGATCGAGCAGCTCGCCGTCGAGAAGCCCGAGGCTCTCGCCCGCGTCGAGGTGAACCCGCTGACGGGCATCGACAAGGCCAAGGCCGTCGAGATCGCCCGCGCCGCGAACTTCCCGGAGGACCTCGTCGAGAAGGTCTCCGACGTGTTCGTGAAGCTCTTCGACGTCTACAAGGGCGAGGATGCCACGCTCGTCGAGGTGAACCCGCTGGTGCGCACCGAGTCCGGCGACATCATCGCTCTCGACGGCAAGGTCACGCTCGACGACAACGCGTCGGAGATCCGCCACCCCGAGCACGAGGCGCTCGAGGACAAGGACGCCGCAGACCCGCTCGAGGCGAAGGCCAAGCAGAGCGGCCTCAACTACGTGAAGCTCGACGGCGAGGTCGGCATCATCGGCAACGGCGCGGGCCTCGTCATGTCGACTCTCGACGTGGTGGCATACGCCGGTGAGAACCACAACGGCGTGAAGCCCGCGAACTTCCTCGACATCGGCGGCGGCGCCTCGGCTGAGGTCATGGCCGCAGGGCTCGACGTCATCCTCGGAGACCCGCAGGTCAAGAGCGTCTTCGTCAACGTCTTCGGCGGCATCACCGCGTGCGACGCCGTCGCGAACGGCATCAAGGGCGCCCTCGAGACGCTCGGCGCGACGGCATCCAAGCCGCTCGTCGTCCGCCTCGACGGCAACCGCGTCGACGAGGGTCGTGCGATCCTCGCCGAGTACGCGCACCCGCTCGTCACGCTCGCCGCCACCATGGACGAGGGCGCCGACAAGGCCGCCGAACTCGCCAACGCCTGA